The genomic DNA CGGTAATATTAAAATTTAATTGAGGTCTAATGGTGTGCAGAAATAACTCCGACCAATTTAAATGAATGGATAAGGCCACAGCCACATAAAAAAATAAAGATAAGGTAAGCCACTTTAAAAAATTAGCCAGCTGCCGATAAGAAAACTTTAAAGTAAATATTATAATAACTGCCGAAGTTAAAATTATCCACAATTCCCTTGGCCAACCGACTAATCTTTCCACTACTACGCCAATGGCTAATAAATCAGCACCAATATTAAAAACAATCACAGCCACGGCCACCACAGCCACTACTTTAACTAACCAAGGATTGTATCTCCTCTTTATTAAAGACAAAAGGCCTTGACCAGTTATTAAGCCTAATCGAGCGCACATTTCTTGAACAGCCGACATTAAAGGCAGGGTTAATAAAGCCAACCATAATCCCCGCACACCCATAACAACACCTACTTGAAGATAGGTTAATATACCAGAAGGGTCGTCATCAGAAGCGCCGGTAATAATACCCGGGCCAATTTTATTCCACCACTGGCGCCAAGTTCTGCTTTTATCAGCCATAACCGAATAAATTAAGCTAAGCTAAAAAATCAAAATATAAACCTATTAACAAAGCGACAGCCGAAGTAAAAAAAATAAAAATATAATTCAATTTTTCTTTACTAGACTGTAAGCTATACAAAATATAATGCAAAGTGGATTTTTCTTCATTGCTTAAAGCTGTTACAGCTGAAATCCTATTAGCTAAATCGTAATTCTTTATCAAAGCGACCCGGTGCTGACTTATTTGATAACGATGAATAAAATATAAAATAAAACCAACTGTACCAATGTACCAGGATATTTTTACCCACAGAGCACTATAATTATTCAACACAATAATTATCCGATAAGCCAAAGTGGCCACCAAACCTGACCAAAAATAAAACTCTCTAACCAAACGACTATGGGTTTTTGTTTGCGGTAAATCCATAAAAATTTATTTTAACCCCATCTTAATGGGGCCGGCTGCACAAGCCAACCAAACTTAATAATTAATTATTAAACAATTGTGGATCGCACAACTTATCTTCATTGTTACAATCTAATTGTAACCAATTATAAAAATTTTCCGGCGAACCATCAAAAGCAAAAAATACCTGTTTAACTGTAGGAAATTGTTTAAGAGTATTTTCTAGTTGTCCTAAAAACTGAGCTGAACCGCAACTACTACTAGCGCCAGGAATTATTGTTCTTAAATCCCGTAAATTAACATAAACTCGACCCTTTTTAAAAGACATGCTAATTATTTTATTAGCTGTCTGTTGACTGAACCAAGAGTTGTAGCCTTGCTTTTTTTCCTCAACCGTTGGGCCTAATAACAATTGATTCAAAGCCTGCTCTTCAATTCGAGAATTTTTTTGCACTAAACGTTTAACCGGCTCAACTAACGAACAATCAAAATCTTTTTCTACTGGCTGGCTAAAATAAACATCATAAGATACTGAATGGTCCTCTTTAGAATAATCCACTTTAAAAGTCCTGGCTATTCTAGCAAATAAATCGTCAGCTATATCAGACTGCCAAATAAACACTTTATCCTTGGTCCAAGTCAAAACAAACTCTTTGTCAGACAGGCTATTCTTAAGCCAACCATCCAACGGATAAACTAAAATCGCAAATTTCTTTTGACCAGCCTGATAAAAAACTATATCCACCTTATCAGCCAAGACGCTTTTAACGACCTCGTAATTACCCGCCCAACTAGTGGGCAAATTTAAAACAAAATTATGAGCCAAACTTTTATAAAAAACTGTTAATTCTTCGGCCTGATTAATCTGATTATTCTGAGGTAAGGCCCGCTTCGCTGGCCCCAGCCTAAAATACCAAAACAAAGCCAATAAACAAAAAGTCAACAAAATAAGGCTCTGACCAAATCCACGTCCACAAACGGGCTTAGATTTTATAAAACAAAAAAATTTATTCATCTAATTAAAATATTAACGGCTTACCCTTTATAAATATAGCAAAATTACCCCAGGACGGACAGTAAACCTAGCCTAAGATAAAAATCTTCTGCTATAATAAATCTATTATGTCCAATCTTATACCCAATTTGTCCCAAAGCTCCGAATCAAATCAGCTACTTAACCCACCCAGTGGCACCCTAACCCAACAAATTAACAATCATTTTAAAAACAATAAAAAAAGATATAAAAATACCTTTTACATTGCTATTATTTTGGTTATCTTTGCTAGTGGCGGCTTAGGTGGTTATTGGTATTCACAAAAAAAGGGCCCGCCAACAACCGAACAACTAAATCCCAAAACTGCTTTCCTACTAGAAATCTACGATAAAATTAAACAAAACTATTGGGAAAAAATACCCGACGATCAACTGGCTGGTTTATACAAACTGGGAGCGGAAAAAATTACCAACCGACCACAAAGCATGAATTCATTGGATAAAGAGGGAGTTAAAAATCTAGCTGATAGAATTCTAAGCAATTTAAACGACCAAGAACAAAAAGAATTGGCTGTAAACTTAGGCGACATGGTACTAGCTAATCTTAAACCATTTAACCGTAGCCGACTTTTTACAATTACCAAGGAAAAAGAGCTTAGAGAAACCGTTAGTAA from Patescibacteria group bacterium includes the following:
- a CDS encoding GerMN domain-containing protein; the encoded protein is MNKFFCFIKSKPVCGRGFGQSLILLTFCLLALFWYFRLGPAKRALPQNNQINQAEELTVFYKSLAHNFVLNLPTSWAGNYEVVKSVLADKVDIVFYQAGQKKFAILVYPLDGWLKNSLSDKEFVLTWTKDKVFIWQSDIADDLFARIARTFKVDYSKEDHSVSYDVYFSQPVEKDFDCSLVEPVKRLVQKNSRIEEQALNQLLLGPTVEEKKQGYNSWFSQQTANKIISMSFKKGRVYVNLRDLRTIIPGASSSCGSAQFLGQLENTLKQFPTVKQVFFAFDGSPENFYNWLQLDCNNEDKLCDPQLFNN